A part of Methanohalobium evestigatum Z-7303 genomic DNA contains:
- a CDS encoding UPF0228 family protein, with the protein MSQIDKKVLIYFVFSIFVLLAVLINPSSHDMRIGGLYISFEEGTTEKYARSVIDDSNLREDIKLDYNIDHLHNQYYLVVNQDKKSVLYNELMKANIWIRDEEVIKKGDNYLIVVSKSIANNKDFLDILSKQDLQLKKFVNCYIYFSKQPKDWVGYDKGQKIKKELLEKDKIIRVALVPIDG; encoded by the coding sequence ATGAGTCAAATTGATAAAAAAGTTCTTATTTATTTTGTTTTTTCAATTTTTGTATTATTGGCAGTCCTAATAAACCCATCAAGTCATGACATGAGGATTGGAGGTTTGTACATTTCTTTTGAAGAAGGAACAACTGAAAAATATGCAAGATCCGTTATAGATGATTCTAATTTAAGAGAGGACATTAAGTTGGATTATAATATTGATCATTTGCATAATCAATATTATTTAGTAGTAAATCAAGATAAAAAATCAGTTTTATATAATGAATTGATGAAAGCAAATATTTGGATAAGAGATGAAGAAGTAATAAAAAAAGGGGACAACTACCTAATAGTTGTTTCAAAATCAATTGCTAATAACAAAGATTTCCTTGATATTTTGTCTAAACAGGACTTGCAATTGAAAAAGTTTGTTAACTGTTATATTTATTTTAGTAAACAACCAAAAGATTGGGTTGGCTATGACAAAGGTCAAAAGATAAAAAAAGAACTATTAGAAAAAGATAAAATTATTAGAGTAGCTCTTGTTCCTATAGATGGATAA
- a CDS encoding ABC transporter ATP-binding protein — protein MQTLQTETKDQTRDENVIEIQNLTKRFGKQNTITAVDSLTFNVKKGDVFGFVGQNGAGKTTTMKMLIGLLEPSDGYAKVAGYDSVREVINIREVTGVLPEPAGFYGNLTARQNLRFYAKLYDMDSETRENRIVELLEMVGLDDAIDQKIGGFSTGMLKRFGLAQALINDPEILFLDEPTSGIDPKGAQMMRDLIKQLSREKDVTIFLSSHSMSEVEEICSRIGVIDSGKLLAIGTVDQLRDIIREREGVNYLLEVWDISYNDMIEKLNLMDGVHDVKTLDGTLQVHADSGMRAEIAKTISKSGGTISRLEEERMDLQSVFLKLIGS, from the coding sequence ATGCAAACCCTGCAAACAGAGACAAAAGATCAGACCAGAGATGAAAATGTCATAGAGATTCAAAACCTGACAAAGAGATTCGGCAAACAAAATACTATAACAGCAGTGGATTCACTGACATTCAATGTTAAGAAAGGAGATGTTTTCGGATTTGTTGGTCAAAACGGTGCGGGTAAAACCACAACCATGAAGATGTTGATAGGACTGCTTGAACCCAGTGACGGTTATGCAAAGGTCGCAGGATATGATTCTGTAAGAGAAGTGATAAACATCCGTGAGGTTACAGGAGTGCTTCCGGAACCAGCCGGATTTTATGGTAATCTTACTGCAAGACAGAATTTGAGGTTCTATGCAAAATTATACGATATGGATTCTGAAACCAGAGAAAACCGTATAGTTGAACTGCTGGAGATGGTCGGGCTGGATGATGCGATAGACCAGAAAATAGGCGGTTTTTCTACAGGTATGCTCAAGAGATTCGGGCTTGCACAGGCGTTAATAAACGATCCTGAAATCCTGTTCCTTGACGAACCCACAAGTGGTATTGATCCTAAAGGTGCGCAGATGATGCGTGATTTGATAAAACAGCTCAGCAGAGAAAAAGATGTCACAATTTTTCTGAGTTCTCATTCAATGTCTGAAGTTGAAGAAATCTGCAGCAGGATAGGTGTGATTGATAGCGGCAAACTCCTGGCAATCGGAACTGTAGACCAGCTAAGGGATATTATCAGAGAAAGAGAAGGTGTAAACTATTTGCTTGAGGTCTGGGATATATCATACAACGACATGATTGAGAAGTTGAACCTGATGGACGGAGTTCATGATGTCAAAACCCTGGATGGAACATTACAGGTACACGCAGACAGCGGGATGCGGGCTGAGATTGCAAAAACCATCAGTAAATCAGGAGGCACGATATCAAGACTTGAAGAGGAGCGGATGGATTTACAGAGTGTTTTCCTTAAACTGATAGGTTCCTGA
- a CDS encoding COG1361 family protein has protein sequence MSVFPNTRSITLNPGGSREITVNLRNSGDQTLNNVELRVQTDSGISTDVKSFGAIDELESGDSESIPVEVSARASVNSGSNEILMRAVSDEVQSDDEQVEVSIEKSSSSGFIGIGMVLVAVIVLALFVYRFGRR, from the coding sequence TTGAGTGTGTTCCCAAACACCCGCAGCATCACACTGAACCCAGGGGGGTCCAGAGAAATCACTGTCAACCTTCGAAACTCTGGAGACCAGACTCTTAACAATGTGGAATTAAGGGTACAGACCGATTCAGGAATTAGTACAGATGTTAAAAGCTTTGGTGCTATTGATGAACTGGAATCCGGGGATTCAGAATCAATACCTGTGGAAGTATCAGCAAGAGCCAGTGTAAATTCAGGCTCTAATGAAATTTTAATGCGTGCTGTAAGTGACGAAGTGCAGAGTGATGACGAGCAGGTTGAAGTTAGTATCGAAAAATCAAGTAGCAGTGGTTTTATCGGTATCGGTATGGTGCTGGTAGCTGTGATTGTACTTGCTTTATTTGTTTACAGGTTCGGAAGGAGGTAA
- a CDS encoding ABC transporter permease, with the protein MNSESGDNKGIGLKNILVVAQKEFADNITNSMFLLLTATYLLIIFTFSYRSVIHGTNIGGGELTLIFGFSGLIEEIGWFIPLIGITLGFNTVIKERKSGSLNVLLTHPVFRDNIITGKLLGIIGVIAFVIMSTVVISSGTLIAMLGIQVSLMEITRIALFSVFTLFYALIYAGIAVLISTVVYEAANSLIYNVAIWILTCIFTGPIMETLSDLLTKAGIGLKASELIMISPLHYYSKIVHGVDDMSIGKVGVQYEIDGILDAQFTLAQWFNTFWTDITAILIIPIILLFASFIMFMRQDITL; encoded by the coding sequence ATGAACAGCGAATCTGGAGACAATAAAGGAATAGGTCTAAAAAATATACTCGTTGTTGCACAGAAGGAATTTGCGGACAACATCACAAATTCCATGTTTCTGTTACTGACTGCAACTTACTTGCTAATTATTTTCACATTTTCATACCGGAGTGTTATACATGGTACCAATATAGGGGGTGGAGAGCTTACCTTAATATTTGGTTTCAGCGGCTTAATTGAAGAAATTGGCTGGTTCATTCCTCTGATAGGTATTACACTGGGATTCAATACAGTGATAAAGGAAAGAAAATCAGGGTCTTTGAACGTTTTACTGACTCATCCAGTTTTTAGGGACAATATAATCACAGGCAAATTACTGGGAATAATAGGTGTGATTGCATTTGTAATTATGTCTACAGTTGTTATATCGTCCGGGACATTGATTGCTATGCTGGGTATCCAGGTCAGTTTAATGGAAATCACAAGGATTGCATTGTTTTCCGTTTTCACACTGTTTTATGCTCTTATCTATGCCGGTATTGCTGTTCTGATATCCACAGTAGTGTATGAAGCTGCAAATTCGCTTATTTACAATGTTGCGATTTGGATATTAACCTGTATATTTACAGGTCCGATTATGGAAACACTCTCTGACCTATTGACAAAGGCTGGTATCGGTCTGAAGGCTTCTGAACTGATTATGATTTCACCCCTTCACTACTACAGTAAAATAGTTCATGGTGTAGATGATATGAGTATCGGAAAGGTAGGAGTTCAATATGAGATAGATGGAATTCTTGATGCACAATTTACACTTGCCCAGTGGTTCAACACGTTCTGGACCGATATTACAGCCATACTGATAATACCGATTATTCTCCTGTTCGCATCTTTCATCATGTTCATGAGACAGGATATAACACTATAA
- a CDS encoding ABC transporter permease: MMVQNLKNTFVIAQKEFADNLWSPRFILMVIVFTLVVFSDSYNSVINDSNFSFLTGFLNVTQTIAIFLPLLGFALGFDSVIKEKKSASLNIFLTHPVYRDNIITGKISGAMITLLFVVFISVVSSVGTVIIISGMQVGWFELERTLIFAILTYLYMSIFLALGIFISTSVNSEIKSLVYGICTWLVLCVIYSAIVMMIASAATGQSPFDLNNNDEVLDLNEQLTKLSPVYHYAEPVQDQPGLSWGGVSRGKIVKNTLKLFDTRYTLIQWLEEYWENILVLTVTPLILLIMSYIRFLRQDINGE; this comes from the coding sequence ATGATGGTGCAAAATCTGAAAAATACATTTGTTATTGCACAGAAAGAATTTGCAGATAATCTGTGGAGCCCAAGGTTTATCCTGATGGTTATTGTGTTTACTCTGGTTGTTTTCTCAGACAGTTATAATTCTGTAATCAATGATAGTAACTTCTCGTTTTTAACAGGATTTCTCAATGTCACACAAACTATAGCAATCTTCCTGCCGTTGTTGGGGTTTGCACTTGGATTTGACAGTGTTATTAAAGAAAAAAAATCTGCGTCGTTGAACATCTTTCTGACCCATCCGGTATACAGGGACAACATCATCACAGGAAAAATATCAGGTGCGATGATTACACTGTTATTTGTGGTATTTATATCAGTTGTATCCTCGGTAGGAACGGTTATTATAATTTCAGGAATGCAGGTGGGCTGGTTTGAACTGGAGAGAACACTGATATTCGCGATTCTTACGTATCTCTACATGTCAATTTTCCTGGCACTTGGTATATTCATATCCACATCTGTAAACAGTGAAATCAAATCTTTGGTTTACGGCATCTGTACATGGCTTGTATTGTGTGTGATATACAGCGCCATTGTAATGATGATTGCAAGTGCTGCCACCGGTCAATCACCGTTTGACCTGAATAATAATGATGAAGTATTGGACCTTAATGAACAATTGACGAAATTATCACCGGTTTACCATTATGCAGAGCCTGTTCAAGATCAACCGGGTTTATCATGGGGTGGTGTTTCAAGAGGTAAAATTGTAAAAAATACTCTTAAATTGTTTGATACCCGCTATACACTTATCCAGTGGTTGGAAGAGTACTGGGAAAATATACTGGTTCTTACTGTCACGCCCTTGATTTTGCTTATAATGTCGTATATCAGATTTTTACGTCAGGATATAAACGGGGAATGA
- a CDS encoding TolB family protein, which translates to MRKKLKLTLLVIVLSLSVAFIQPVCAGNNTDSMNVSISSDLDETLGNDTLELVNKSRLKVDGGPAMYIHWSPDGTRALVLTKLTVHAKNKPEATTRSEIRALYIMNADGFDIKRIAWGEYTPYTRKVGNDKLIGLPSWSPDGDVFTYTSEELAKNGNILGEFLIVDADNLNTIEKGSFISNKIDFIKKWSPDGSYLLYRGYKKGEGPKCYLLDLTRNITRRFPITQYNPEDITWSPKGNKIAFLGEEKGNESAFVYNLDNGNLKNIFSTKNSSIHNPLWSPDGRKLAFSKIEDNNVKDVYVIDINVVNGRPYKLTTLHGGILVEWLDSEKLLYTEYSPEDNLYSISVNSRNKTLLYNSTNESGIDYSYSDHSFVDPTGEFVFVEEQIGLNYKTHGYINKFTLMKTDGSDTKHWRINPQGFEWCGDDLLLEVVTENDTNKLVMVNASTKSESNISVNGSHIEKINWNPTGRYLFTRNQIMEVSGYGKPMRIDVDNELTTNSSVKISVERVSGSVGNATVYSNGEHIGRTNPEGVLSHQFKNNGSYRLKAVKVGYINASHKVSIGGKSIVDKVGSRIDNSVSDKNETDNPGLYGKLLFIVVLVGLTFLAFYGYLKFKK; encoded by the coding sequence ATGCGTAAAAAGTTGAAATTAACATTGTTGGTTATCGTGTTGAGTTTGTCAGTAGCTTTCATTCAGCCGGTTTGTGCAGGTAATAATACAGATTCGATGAATGTATCGATATCTTCTGACCTTGATGAGACATTGGGCAACGACACCCTTGAACTTGTAAACAAGTCTCGTCTTAAGGTTGACGGAGGCCCAGCTATGTATATTCACTGGTCTCCTGACGGAACTCGTGCATTGGTACTTACCAAACTTACAGTGCATGCTAAAAATAAACCTGAAGCAACCACAAGAAGTGAAATAAGGGCACTATATATTATGAATGCTGATGGTTTTGATATAAAACGAATAGCATGGGGGGAATATACACCCTATACACGTAAAGTGGGTAATGATAAATTAATAGGACTCCCATCATGGAGCCCTGATGGAGATGTATTTACCTATACATCAGAAGAACTTGCTAAGAATGGAAATATCTTAGGTGAATTTTTAATTGTTGATGCAGACAATTTGAATACGATTGAGAAGGGATCTTTTATATCTAATAAAATAGATTTTATAAAAAAATGGTCTCCTGATGGAAGTTATTTGTTATACAGAGGATACAAAAAAGGTGAAGGTCCAAAATGTTATCTATTAGACTTGACACGAAATATTACGCGAAGATTTCCCATTACACAATATAACCCCGAAGATATCACATGGTCACCTAAAGGAAATAAAATAGCTTTTTTAGGTGAAGAAAAAGGAAACGAAAGTGCTTTTGTATATAACCTGGATAATGGAAACCTTAAAAACATATTTTCCACAAAAAACTCATCCATCCATAACCCACTATGGAGTCCTGATGGTAGAAAACTTGCTTTTAGTAAGATAGAAGATAACAATGTCAAAGACGTATACGTCATAGATATAAATGTAGTAAACGGCAGACCATATAAACTAACCACACTCCATGGCGGTATTTTGGTGGAGTGGTTGGATAGTGAGAAACTTTTATACACTGAATATTCTCCTGAAGATAACCTCTATTCTATATCTGTAAACAGTAGAAATAAAACACTATTGTATAACAGCACCAATGAAAGTGGTATAGATTACTCATATAGTGACCATAGTTTTGTCGATCCTACAGGTGAGTTTGTATTTGTAGAGGAACAGATAGGACTTAATTATAAGACGCATGGTTATATAAATAAATTCACACTGATGAAGACTGACGGTTCAGATACAAAACACTGGAGAATAAATCCACAAGGTTTTGAATGGTGCGGTGATGATTTACTTCTTGAAGTTGTAACTGAAAACGATACCAACAAGCTCGTCATGGTTAATGCATCTACAAAATCAGAGAGCAATATATCTGTCAATGGCAGCCATATTGAAAAGATTAACTGGAACCCTACGGGTCGTTATCTGTTTACAAGGAACCAGATTATGGAGGTTTCCGGTTATGGTAAACCCATGCGAATAGATGTTGATAATGAATTAACAACCAATAGTTCGGTTAAAATTTCAGTTGAAAGAGTTTCCGGTAGTGTTGGTAATGCTACAGTATATTCAAACGGAGAACACATCGGGAGAACGAATCCAGAGGGAGTGTTATCCCATCAATTTAAGAATAACGGCAGCTACCGGTTAAAAGCCGTAAAAGTTGGATACATTAACGCCAGTCATAAGGTGTCAATAGGCGGCAAAAGTATAGTGGATAAGGTTGGAAGTAGGATTGATAATTCAGTGTCTGATAAAAATGAAACAGATAATCCCGGATTGTATGGTAAACTATTGTTTATAGTGGTACTTGTGGGATTGACCTTCTTAGCATTTTATGGCTACCTGAAGTTCAAAAAATAA
- a CDS encoding zinc metalloprotease, producing MKSTSLDASFVPWDPHEVNGKIHEHIFVASDDRHEPTGAIVNPTDEALARFEQFNINVDRTWYWNGWDASDVSPADDSSNALEDLIEDTNVRDDANDIVIGWAHDMDHNGIAKIGGPYCVCSDSANLKVDWPHDSIVQHEVSHNFDAEDQGYWGYEHPECIMNYEWAYLGRNIWCSSCEDVVQYGIEH from the coding sequence TTGAAAAGTACTTCATTAGATGCGTCATTTGTACCTTGGGATCCACATGAAGTAAATGGAAAAATTCATGAACATATTTTTGTAGCTTCAGACGATCGACATGAACCTACTGGAGCAATAGTAAACCCTACTGATGAGGCATTAGCTAGATTTGAACAATTTAACATTAATGTAGATCGAACATGGTATTGGAATGGATGGGATGCAAGTGATGTATCCCCTGCTGACGATAGTAGTAACGCCCTTGAGGATTTGATAGAAGATACAAATGTGAGAGATGATGCAAACGATATAGTGATAGGTTGGGCGCATGATATGGATCACAATGGAATAGCAAAAATTGGTGGACCTTACTGTGTATGTTCGGACAGTGCAAATTTAAAAGTCGATTGGCCACATGATAGTATTGTACAGCATGAAGTATCTCATAACTTTGATGCTGAAGACCAAGGTTATTGGGGTTATGAGCATCCTGAATGTATAATGAATTATGAATGGGCTTACTTGGGAAGAAACATTTGGTGTTCAAGTTGTGAAGATGTTGTACAATATGGAATTGAGCATTAA